The following are encoded in a window of Sminthopsis crassicaudata isolate SCR6 chromosome 5, ASM4859323v1, whole genome shotgun sequence genomic DNA:
- the MYF6 gene encoding myogenic factor 6 — MPSGWFLPGLGAHHPAPEEPEAKEESIMMDLFETGSYFFYLDGENGALQQLEMAEGSPLYPGSDGTLSPCQDQMPPEAGSDSSGEEHVLAPPGLQPPHCPGQCLIWACKTCKRKSAPTDRRKAATLRERRRLKKINEAFEALKRRTVANPNQRLPKVEILRSAITYIERLQDLLHRLDQQEKMQELGADPFSYSPKQTNLPSSDFLSTCSSEWENVSDHSRALALSPREVGGPIMESSASSSLRCLSSIVDSISSEDPKLISVEEVVEK; from the exons ATGCCATCTGGGTGGTTCCTCCCGGGTTTGGGAGCCCATCACCCAGCTCCCGAAGAGCCAGAGGCCAAAGAGGAGAGCATAATGATGGACCTTTTCGAAACGGGCTCCTATTTCTTCTACCTGGACGGGGAGAATGGAGCCTTGCAGCAACTGGAGATGGCCGAGGGCTCCCCTCTGTACCCGGGCAGCGACGGCACTCTGTCTCCCTGTCAGGACCAAATGCCCCCCGAAGCCGGGAGCGACAGCAGCGGCGAAGAGCACGTACTGGCCCCCCCGGGCCTGCAACCCCCTCACTGTCCTGGTCAGTGCCTCATCTGGGCCTGTAAAACTTGCAAGAGGAAATCAGCCCCGACGGACCGACGCAAAGCAGCCACCCTGCGAGAGAGGCGACGCCTGAAGAAGATCAACGAGGCCTTTGAGGCCCTGAAGCGCAGGACAGTGGCCAACCCCAACCAGAGGCTGCCCAAGGTGGAGATACTGCGGAGCGCCATCACTTACATCGAACGGCTGCAGGACCTCCTTCACCGGCTGGATCAGCAGGAGAAGATGCAAGAGCTGGGGGCAGACCCCTTCAGCTACAGCCCTAAACAAACAAAT CTCCCCAGTTCCGATTTCCTGAGCACCTGCAGCTCTGAATGGGAAAATGTTTCTGATCATTCCAGGGCCCTAGCCCTAAGTCCCAGAGAAG TCGGAGGGCCCATAATGGAGTCATCTGCCTCCAGTAGTCTTCGGTGTCTTTCTTCCATCGTGGACAGTATTTCCTCGGAAGACCCTAAGCTTATCAGCGTGGAGGAAGTGGTGGAGAAATAA
- the MYF5 gene encoding myogenic factor 5: MEMMEGCQFSPSEFFYDSSCIPSPEGDFGDEFESRMTSFGAHKTDLQGSDEEEHVRAPTGHHQAGHCLMWACKACKRKSTTMDRRKAATMRERRRLKKVNQAFETLKRCTTANPNQRLPKVEILRNAIRYIESLQELLREQVENYYTLPGQSCSEPTSPTSNCSDGMAECNSPVWSRRNSSFDSVYCPDMTNVSSNDKNSTLSSLDCLSSIVDRISSSDQPVLTLQDPVSLSSIASTDSQPETPGAPNSRLIYHVL, from the exons ATGGAAATGATGGAGGGCTGCCAGTTCTCCCCATCCGAATTTTTCTACGACAGCTCCTGCATCCCTTCTCCAGAAGGGGACTTCGGGGATGAGTTTGAGTCCAGAATGACTTCTTTCGGAGCCCACAAAACAGACCTCCAAGGCTCAGACGAAGAGGAGCATGTGCGAGCCCCGACGGGTCACCACCAAGCGGGCCACTGCCTCATGTGGGCTTGCAAAGCCTGCAAGAGGAAATCTACCACCATGGACAGAAGGAAGGCGGCCACCATGCGGGAAAGGCGGAGGCTGAAGAAGGTGAACCAGGCTTTTGAGACACTTAAGAGATGTACTACGGCCAATCCTAACCAGAGACTGCCCAAAGTAGAGATCCTCAGGAATGCTATCAGATACATCGAGAGCCTCCAAGAACTGCTGAGGGAACAGGTCGAAAACTACTATACTCTACCTGGGCAGAGCTGTTCTGAACCTACCAGCCCCACTTCCAACTGCTCTGATGGGATG GCTGAATGCAACAGCCCTGTGTGGTCCAGAAGAAACAGCAGTTTTGACAGTGTCTACTGCCCTGATATGACAAATG TTTCCTCCAACGACAAAAATTCCACATTATCCAGTTTGGACTGCTTATCCAGCATAGTGGATCGGATCTCATCGTCTGATCAACCTGTGTTGACTCTTCAAGaccctgtttctctttcttcaattGCCAGCACTGACTCTCAGCCAGAAACACCAGGGGCCCCTAATTCCAGGCTCATCTATCATGTGCTATGA